The Sediminispirochaeta smaragdinae DSM 11293 genome has a segment encoding these proteins:
- a CDS encoding DUF2971 domain-containing protein yields MEDKYFDEIDKEAIDTLFKEMDVKIDKKVDTVYHYTTKSTLFNIVENCSLRFSNIYRLNDPLEIEFGLSVIKKIFKDESTVLEIISDYERKAIYDADFYIFSTSAEHDIHQQWINYAERGKGVAIGFNRIKFFEKIKEKMGEGSLCYIYPVVYYDEKLEIVDQRIYDFENTIYNHMTSIVNENNKYSETIQKELINLILIMASLIKNEFHKEEQEWRYFILSNKKNFTKYILKDKEIQQIVEIVFNYKNDYQNKLNVGISKVILGPHVSNDDIVKQEIYSYLSDKIDGSEIMISRSRGYIR; encoded by the coding sequence ATGGAAGATAAATACTTTGATGAAATTGATAAAGAAGCCATTGACACTCTGTTTAAAGAAATGGATGTCAAAATTGACAAAAAAGTTGATACGGTTTACCACTACACTACGAAATCTACTCTATTTAATATCGTTGAAAACTGTTCTTTACGCTTCTCAAACATCTACAGATTGAATGATCCATTGGAAATTGAATTTGGGCTATCTGTTATTAAGAAAATATTCAAAGATGAAAGTACAGTACTGGAAATCATAAGCGACTATGAACGGAAAGCAATATATGATGCTGATTTCTATATATTTTCGACATCGGCGGAACATGATATTCATCAACAATGGATAAATTACGCTGAAAGAGGTAAAGGTGTAGCGATAGGATTTAATCGAATAAAGTTCTTTGAAAAAATAAAAGAAAAAATGGGCGAAGGATCACTTTGCTACATCTATCCTGTTGTATATTATGATGAAAAATTAGAAATTGTAGATCAAAGAATTTATGACTTTGAAAATACAATATATAACCATATGACCAGTATTGTTAATGAAAATAATAAATATTCTGAAACAATCCAAAAAGAGCTTATTAATCTAATATTGATTATGGCCTCTCTAATTAAGAATGAATTCCATAAAGAAGAACAAGAATGGCGATATTTTATACTAAGCAATAAAAAAAACTTCACAAAGTATATTCTTAAGGATAAGGAAATACAACAGATAGTTGAGATTGTGTTTAACTATAAAAATGATTATCAAAACAAACTAAACGTAGGAATTTCAAAAGTTATCTTAGGGCCACATGTCTCAAATGATGATATTGTTAAACAGGAAATTTATAGTTACCTATCGGATAAGATAGATGGAAGTGAGATAATGATTAGTAGGTCGAGAGGGTATATTCGCTGA